A window from Deltaproteobacteria bacterium encodes these proteins:
- a CDS encoding lipopolysaccharide ABC transporter ATP-binding protein — GIGVIMTDHNVRDTLKVCDRAYIISEGEILLAGRPGEIAASDRVREIYLGDSFSL; from the coding sequence GGGATCGGGGTTATAATGACGGATCATAACGTGCGCGACACGCTCAAGGTCTGCGACCGCGCGTACATCATCTCCGAGGGGGAGATCCTCCTTGCGGGAAGGCCCGGGGAGATCGCCGCGTCGGACCGGGTCCGGGAGATCTACCTGGGAGACAGTTTCTCGCTCTGA
- the rpoN gene encoding RNA polymerase factor sigma-54: protein MALELRQSLKLSQQLVMTPQLQQAIKLLQLSRLELQQAVREELEVNPALEETSEETSEETAGEEAPPPVEVFTPPTPEEGPTPKEGDGLIDRVDWEYYFNEGSRDGRVDRDTDDEDGRPYYENTLTRRPGLTEHLETQLRLLDISDAEREAALYLVGNIDENGYLKTTAEEAAQALSLPVEEVECAIARVQTLDPLGIGARDLRECLMIQARERGAAFELPLRILADHFDLFSRGDVAGTARRLKLPKEAVKEAFQRLVTLWPKPGREYSGDDVQYITPDVYLFKTDGQWVITLNDDGQPRLRLSSYYRRLLTGDAEGLPKEDREFLKQKVNAALWFIKSIEQRKRTIYKVVESIVKLQRDFLEKGPGHLRPLTLRDVAEDIEMHESTVSRVTSGKYVNTPHGIFELKYFFTSGLNREGGGEDIASKSVKEKIREIIHAEGESKPLSDQELMRLLRNQGIRIARRTVTKYRAAMGLLASSRRRKQY from the coding sequence ATGGCGCTGGAACTCCGACAATCTCTCAAGCTCAGCCAGCAGCTGGTGATGACCCCCCAGCTGCAGCAGGCGATCAAGCTGCTGCAGCTGTCGCGGCTCGAGCTGCAGCAGGCCGTGCGGGAGGAGCTGGAGGTCAACCCGGCGCTTGAGGAGACCAGCGAGGAGACGAGCGAGGAGACAGCCGGGGAGGAGGCGCCGCCGCCGGTGGAGGTGTTTACACCCCCGACTCCGGAGGAGGGGCCCACGCCGAAGGAAGGCGACGGGCTCATCGACCGCGTGGACTGGGAGTACTACTTCAACGAAGGGTCCCGCGACGGACGCGTGGATCGGGACACCGACGACGAAGACGGACGTCCCTACTACGAGAATACCCTCACGCGCCGTCCCGGCCTCACCGAGCACCTCGAGACGCAGCTGCGGCTCCTGGACATCTCCGACGCCGAGCGGGAGGCCGCGCTCTACCTGGTCGGCAACATCGACGAAAACGGGTATCTGAAGACGACGGCCGAGGAGGCCGCGCAGGCCCTCTCGCTGCCGGTCGAAGAGGTGGAGTGCGCCATCGCGAGGGTCCAGACGCTCGATCCCCTGGGCATCGGCGCGAGGGACCTGCGGGAGTGCCTGATGATCCAGGCCCGGGAAAGGGGCGCGGCGTTCGAACTTCCCCTCCGGATCCTCGCGGACCACTTCGACCTGTTCTCCAGGGGGGACGTGGCCGGAACCGCGCGTCGGCTCAAGCTCCCGAAGGAGGCCGTCAAGGAGGCGTTCCAGAGGCTCGTCACCCTGTGGCCGAAGCCCGGCCGCGAATACTCGGGAGACGACGTCCAGTACATCACCCCCGACGTCTACCTGTTCAAGACCGACGGTCAATGGGTCATCACCCTGAACGACGACGGTCAGCCCCGGCTTCGCCTCTCCTCCTACTACCGGCGGCTGCTGACGGGAGACGCCGAGGGGCTCCCGAAGGAGGACCGGGAGTTCCTGAAACAGAAGGTCAACGCGGCGCTGTGGTTCATCAAGAGCATCGAGCAACGCAAACGCACCATCTACAAGGTCGTGGAGAGCATCGTAAAGCTGCAGCGCGACTTCCTCGAGAAGGGGCCCGGCCACCTGCGGCCCCTGACGCTGCGGGACGTCGCCGAGGACATCGAGATGCACGAGTCCACCGTGTCGAGAGTGACCAGCGGCAAGTACGTGAACACACCCCACGGGATCTTCGAGTTGAAGTACTTCTTCACCTCGGGGCTCAACCGGGAGGGGGGGGGGGAGGATATCGCCTCCAAGTCCGTCAAGGAGAAGATCCGGGAGATCATCCACGCCGAGGGCGAGAGCAAGCCGCTCAGCGACCAGGAGTTGATGCGGCTCCTGCGGAATCAGGGGATCCGGATCGCCCGGCGGACCGTCACCAAGTATCGCGCGGCGATGGGGCTGCTGGCCTCGTCGCGGCGCAGGAAGCAGTACTGA
- the raiA gene encoding ribosome-associated translation inhibitor RaiA — protein MNQINVTFRHVDPSQALKEYVTGKLGKIGKMVEKSFDAHVTLSVEKYRHIAEVFLTARGITIKAFESTEDLYSAIDLVCDKVERQLKKYRDKKKDKGQAVLPEPMVSGSSLTIAEGDGRPTIVHTDNFLAKPMTVEDAARHLDLLRLDVVMFVNQETNQPSVVFRQQDGNIGFTEPAAR, from the coding sequence ATGAACCAGATCAACGTCACGTTCCGGCATGTCGACCCGAGCCAGGCATTGAAGGAGTACGTGACCGGGAAATTGGGAAAGATCGGGAAGATGGTCGAAAAGTCGTTCGACGCGCACGTCACCTTGTCCGTCGAGAAGTACCGCCACATCGCCGAGGTGTTCCTGACGGCGCGGGGGATCACCATCAAGGCGTTCGAATCCACCGAAGACCTGTACTCCGCGATCGACCTCGTGTGCGACAAGGTCGAGCGCCAGTTGAAGAAGTACCGCGATAAGAAAAAGGACAAGGGGCAGGCGGTCCTCCCCGAGCCGATGGTGTCCGGATCGTCCCTCACGATCGCGGAGGGGGACGGCCGGCCCACGATCGTCCACACGGACAACTTCCTGGCCAAGCCGATGACGGTGGAGGACGCGGCGCGCCATCTCGACCTGCTCAGGCTCGACGTGGTGATGTTCGTGAACCAGGAGACGAACCAGCCGAGCGTGGTCTTCCGGCAGCAGGACGGCAACATCGGCTTCACGGAGCCGGCGGCTCGATGA
- a CDS encoding PTS sugar transporter subunit IIA: protein MRIQDILPPGAVVDGLLAETKEGVLRELSEAICRRLPALSPDRLTAILMDREGLGSTGIGEGVAIPHGKIPGIDRLVAVFGRSRGGVQFASLDGKPARLFFLILAPENSAGMHLKALARISRLLKDQRFRGRLLAAEGVEGLSQVLREEDERA, encoded by the coding sequence ATGAGGATCCAGGATATCCTTCCCCCGGGAGCCGTCGTGGACGGGCTCCTGGCGGAGACGAAGGAGGGGGTCCTTCGCGAGCTCTCGGAGGCGATCTGCCGGCGGCTCCCGGCCCTTTCCCCCGACCGCCTCACGGCGATCCTGATGGACCGCGAGGGGCTCGGGAGCACGGGAATCGGCGAAGGGGTGGCGATTCCCCACGGGAAGATCCCCGGGATCGACCGGCTGGTCGCCGTCTTCGGGCGCAGCCGCGGAGGGGTGCAGTTCGCCTCCCTCGACGGGAAGCCGGCCCGGCTCTTTTTCCTGATCCTCGCCCCGGAGAACTCCGCGGGGATGCACCTCAAGGCGCTCGCACGCATCTCGCGCCTCCTCAAGGACCAGCGGTTCCGGGGGCGGCTCCTTGCGGCCGAGGGGGTCGAGGGTCTTTCGCAGGTTCTCCGGGAAGAGGACGAGCGCGCCTGA
- the hprK gene encoding HPr(Ser) kinase/phosphatase, whose protein sequence is MPISVQAFRDQCSAPLRLRLLAGERGMDRGIAGSRVQEAGLAITGEVFPSREGCIQVLGETEVDYFRRQDPARQPEIAERFFAGPLPCAVVVGPLPAPGLFVEAAERASVPLFASDLPAARFLEEADRQLYRLFTETATVHGVFIEVIGVGVLLSGRSGIGKSECALDLVLRGHRFVADDVIHVDKLGPATLLGRGDDLTCHHMEIRGLGIINVRDLFGATATIRMKKMELVIRIEEWDPSREYDRLGLDDGTVEILGVRLPSLLIPVSPGRNLATIVEVAVRNHLLKQLGVHSAREFVERQARRAGGGDTP, encoded by the coding sequence GTGCCGATCTCCGTGCAAGCCTTCCGGGACCAGTGCTCGGCGCCCTTGCGCCTCCGTCTCCTCGCGGGGGAGCGCGGGATGGACCGGGGGATCGCGGGAAGCCGCGTCCAGGAAGCCGGGTTGGCGATCACCGGCGAGGTCTTCCCGTCCCGGGAAGGGTGCATCCAGGTCCTGGGCGAGACCGAGGTGGACTACTTCCGCAGGCAGGATCCGGCGAGGCAACCGGAGATCGCCGAACGGTTCTTCGCCGGTCCCCTCCCGTGCGCCGTCGTCGTCGGACCGCTCCCGGCGCCGGGTCTCTTCGTCGAAGCGGCGGAGCGGGCTTCCGTCCCCCTGTTCGCGTCCGACCTCCCCGCGGCCCGTTTTCTCGAAGAGGCGGACCGCCAGCTCTACCGACTTTTCACGGAAACGGCCACGGTCCACGGCGTCTTCATCGAGGTCATCGGTGTGGGGGTTCTCCTCTCGGGACGAAGCGGGATCGGCAAGAGCGAATGCGCCCTCGACCTCGTCCTCCGGGGCCACCGGTTCGTGGCCGACGACGTGATCCACGTCGACAAGCTCGGCCCGGCCACCCTCCTGGGCCGCGGGGACGATCTCACCTGCCACCACATGGAGATCCGGGGCCTCGGGATCATCAACGTCCGGGACCTGTTCGGCGCGACCGCGACGATCCGGATGAAAAAGATGGAACTCGTGATCCGGATCGAGGAGTGGGATCCTTCCCGGGAGTACGACCGGCTGGGTCTCGACGACGGGACCGTCGAGATTCTCGGCGTCCGGCTCCCCTCCCTTCTCATCCCGGTCTCCCCCGGGCGAAACCTGGCGACGATCGTGGAGGTGGCGGTGCGGAACCACCTGCTGAAGCAGCTCGGGGTCCACTCCGCGCGGGAATTCGTCGAGCGCCAGGCGCGTCGGGCCGGGGGGGGCGACACCCCGTGA
- the rapZ gene encoding RNase adapter RapZ — MTAVDARAHRADIVVVTGLSGAGKSTAIKVFEDLGYYCVDNLPPVLLPKIVDVVSEARGEGARVALGMDIRGKEFLPDLSRVLDELRGGRSAVHVLFLDAADEALVRRFSETRRRHPLAARGGALGAIRKERGILKPLREMADAVIDTSQFNVHQLRDALVRRFRREGAGVLKVSVISFGYRYGIPVEADMVVDVRFLANPNFVPALKRFTGLDRGVRDYVLGARATKGFLRRLSDLLLFLLPLYRKEGKAYFTLGVGCTGGRHRSVAVAEALGDILRKGKEAAVVVHRDLSRSSLPAKGMR, encoded by the coding sequence GTGACCGCCGTCGACGCGCGGGCGCACCGCGCCGACATCGTCGTCGTGACCGGACTGTCGGGGGCCGGGAAGAGCACGGCGATCAAGGTGTTCGAGGACCTCGGCTACTATTGCGTGGACAACCTGCCGCCGGTACTTCTTCCCAAGATCGTCGACGTCGTCTCCGAGGCGCGGGGCGAAGGGGCCCGGGTGGCCCTCGGGATGGACATTCGGGGGAAGGAGTTCCTCCCGGACCTCTCCAGGGTCCTCGACGAACTGCGGGGGGGGAGGAGCGCGGTCCACGTCCTCTTCCTCGACGCGGCGGACGAGGCGCTCGTGCGGAGGTTCAGCGAAACGCGGCGGAGGCATCCCCTCGCGGCCAGGGGCGGCGCCCTGGGCGCGATCCGGAAGGAGCGGGGGATCCTCAAACCGCTGCGGGAGATGGCCGACGCCGTCATCGACACCTCCCAATTCAACGTCCACCAGCTTCGGGACGCCCTTGTGCGACGGTTCCGCCGCGAGGGGGCCGGCGTCCTGAAGGTGAGCGTCATCTCCTTCGGTTACCGGTACGGGATCCCCGTCGAGGCCGACATGGTGGTCGACGTCCGGTTCCTCGCCAACCCGAACTTCGTTCCGGCCCTCAAGCGGTTTACCGGACTCGACCGGGGAGTCCGAGACTATGTCCTGGGCGCCCGCGCGACGAAAGGGTTCCTGCGCCGCCTGTCGGATCTGTTGCTTTTCCTCCTCCCCCTCTATAGAAAGGAAGGGAAGGCGTACTTCACGCTGGGCGTCGGATGCACCGGCGGCAGGCATCGGTCCGTCGCGGTCGCGGAGGCGCTCGGCGACATTCTCAGGAAGGGGAAGGAAGCGGCCGTCGTGGTCCACCGCGACCTGTCGCGCTCCTCCCTGCCCGCAAAGGGGATGAGATGA
- a CDS encoding PTS sugar transporter subunit IIA — translation MIGAVVVSHGALATELVRAAGIIVGKIEGVVAVDISPDMSVEAIHDAVEGAVRTVEDGEGVLLLTDMFGGTPSNIGLSFLGTHRVEVLTGVNLPMMVKFHMVRERMPLDELARQLQECGQRSIMIPGDMLKKKAEKKQEK, via the coding sequence ATGATCGGAGCGGTTGTCGTTTCCCACGGTGCTCTCGCCACGGAACTGGTGCGCGCCGCCGGGATCATCGTCGGAAAGATCGAGGGGGTCGTCGCCGTCGACATTTCCCCCGACATGAGCGTCGAGGCGATCCACGACGCGGTGGAGGGGGCCGTCCGTACGGTCGAGGACGGGGAAGGCGTGCTGCTCCTCACCGACATGTTCGGCGGGACGCCCTCCAACATCGGCCTGTCGTTCCTCGGCACGCACCGCGTGGAAGTCCTGACGGGAGTGAACCTGCCGATGATGGTCAAATTCCACATGGTCCGGGAAAGGATGCCGCTCGACGAACTCGCCCGCCAACTGCAGGAGTGCGGCCAGCGCAGCATCATGATCCCGGGAGACATGCTGAAGAAGAAGG